A single window of Desulfuromonadales bacterium DNA harbors:
- a CDS encoding elongation factor P, with product MLTTADFKRGLVIQLDNAPCLLLDMTTQSPSARGGNTLVKTKYRNLLTGQVLEKTFKAGDKVDEADFERRKGQFLYPAGDGGVFMDLETYEQYELGAEMFEPVQGFLLEGAEVQLGLFQGRVVSVDLPMTVELVVTETAPAIRHATATAQTKEAVLETGMKIQVPGYLESGEKIKVDTRDGRFISRA from the coding sequence ATGCTCACCACTGCCGATTTCAAGCGCGGGCTGGTCATCCAGCTCGACAACGCCCCCTGTCTGCTCCTCGATATGACCACCCAGTCCCCTTCCGCCCGCGGCGGCAATACGCTGGTCAAGACCAAGTACCGCAATCTGCTCACCGGACAGGTGCTGGAGAAGACCTTCAAAGCCGGCGATAAGGTCGATGAGGCTGATTTCGAGCGGCGCAAGGGGCAGTTCCTCTATCCGGCCGGGGACGGCGGCGTCTTCATGGATCTCGAAACCTACGAGCAGTACGAGCTGGGCGCCGAGATGTTCGAGCCGGTGCAGGGGTTTCTGCTGGAGGGCGCCGAGGTGCAACTCGGCCTGTTTCAGGGGCGGGTGGTCAGCGTCGACCTGCCGATGACGGTGGAGTTGGTTGTCACCGAAACCGCTCCGGCCATCAGGCACGCCACCGCCACCGCCCAGACCAAGGAGGCGGTGCTGGAGACGGGGATGAAAATCCAGGTGCCGGGTTACCTGGAGTCGGGGGAAAAGATCAAGGTCGACACCCGCGACGGCCGATTTATTTCAAGAGCGTGA
- the efp gene encoding elongation factor P yields MYTCADLKKGLKLMIDGEPHVIVAFDFTKPGKGQALYKCKLRNMITGSLFDRTYRSGESFDPAALEDRDMQFLYRDESGYVFMDNKSYEQVTLDEETLGDDHYFLKDNMDVKILLFNGRGIGITLPNFVTLRITQADPWVKGDTAAGNNKPATTESGYTLAVPSFVETGDLIQIDTRTGDYVTRVKE; encoded by the coding sequence ATGTACACCTGTGCCGACCTGAAAAAGGGCCTCAAGCTCATGATCGACGGCGAGCCCCACGTCATTGTCGCCTTCGACTTCACCAAGCCCGGCAAGGGCCAGGCCCTTTACAAGTGCAAGCTGCGCAACATGATCACCGGCTCGCTCTTCGACCGCACCTACCGTTCGGGCGAGTCCTTCGACCCCGCCGCCCTGGAGGACCGCGACATGCAGTTTCTCTACCGGGACGAGTCGGGCTATGTCTTCATGGACAACAAGAGCTACGAGCAGGTCACGCTCGACGAAGAGACCCTGGGGGACGATCACTACTTCCTCAAGGACAACATGGATGTCAAAATCCTGCTCTTCAACGGCCGCGGCATCGGCATCACCCTCCCCAACTTCGTCACCCTGCGCATCACCCAGGCCGACCCCTGGGTCAAGGGGGACACCGCCGCCGGCAACAACAAACCGGCTACGACCGAGAGCGGCTATACCCTCGCCGTCCCTTCCTTCGTCGAAACGGGCGACCTGATCCAGATCGACACCCGCACCGGGGACTACGTCACGCGGGTGAAGGAATAA